The Microcebus murinus isolate Inina chromosome 4, M.murinus_Inina_mat1.0, whole genome shotgun sequence genome has a segment encoding these proteins:
- the LOC105861266 gene encoding olfactory receptor 5M5-like codes for MLKKNCTAVTEFILLGLTNRAELQPVLFVVFLVIYLITVIGNVSMILLIRSDSKLHTPMYFFLSHLSFVDLCYATNVTPQMLVNFLSKRKTISFIGCFIQFHFFIALVITDYYMLTVMAYDRYVAICKPLLYGSKMSRCVCLCLVAAPYVYGFANGLAQTILMLRLSFCRPNEINHFYCADPPLMVLACSDTYVKETAMFVVAGSNLTCSLTIILISYMFIFTAILRIRSAEGRHKAFSTCGSHLTAVTVFYGTLFCMYLRPPSEASVEQGKIVAVFYIFVSPMLNSLIYSLRNKEVKRAMQKVIQKKLFVK; via the coding sequence ATGCTAAAGAAAAACTGCACAGCTGTGACTGAGTTTATTCTCCTGGGACTGACCAATCGAGCTGAGCTGCAACCTGTCCTTTTTGTGGTATTCTTAGTCATCTACCTTATCACGGTCATCGGCAATGTGAGCATGATTCTGTTAATCAGAAGTGACTCAAAACTTCACActcccatgtacttcttcctcagTCACCTCTCCTTTGTAGATCTCTGTTACGCCACCAACGTCACTCCTCAGATGCTGGTTAACTTCTTATCCAAGAGAAAAACCATTTCCTTCATTGGCTGCTTTATACAATTCCACTTTTTCATTGCCCTGGTGATCACAGACTATTATATGCTCACAGTGATGGCttatgaccgctatgtggccatctgcaagccttTGTTATATGGGAGCAAAATGTCCAGATGTGTCTGCCTCTGTCTCGTTGCAGCTCCTTACGTTTACGGCTTCGCAAACGGTCTGGCACAAACCATCCTGATGCTTCGTCTGTCCTTCTGCAGGCCCAACGAGATCAACCATTTTTACTGTGCAGACCCCCCTCTCATGGTCCTCGCCTGCTCGGACACCTACGTCAAAGAAACTGCCATGTTCGTGGTGGCTGGTTCCAACCTCACCTGCTCTCTCACCATCATCCTCATCTCCTACATGTTCATCTTCACAGCCATCCTGCGCATCCGCTCCGCTGAGGGCAGGCacaaggccttctccacctgcggCTCCCATCTGACGGCTGTCACCGTCTTTTACGGGACGCTGTTCTGCATGTACCTGAGGCCCCCGTCGGAGGCCTCTGTAGAACAGGGGAAAATCGTAGctgttttttatatctttgtgaGTCCTATGTTAAACTCGTTGATCTATAGCCTGAGGAACAAAGAAGTTAAAAGAGCAATGCAGAAAGTTATCCAAAAGAAACTGTTTGTTAAATAA
- the LOC105861268 gene encoding olfactory receptor 8K3-like has product MDKHNLTVLSEFILMGITDLPELQTPLFGFFLTVYMVSVVGNLGLIILTKIDSRLHTPMYFFLRHLAFTDLGYSTAVGPKMLADFGKDRHTISYNWCATQLIFFSMFISSEVFILSAMAYDRYVAICNPLLYTVIMSQRLCQVLVAVPYLYSVFLSVLTIIKIFTSSFCGHNVIRHFYCDSLPLISLLCSDTREIKLIILIFSAFNLVSSLLVVLVSYILILVTILRMNSAEGRYKAFSTCGSHLTVIIVFYGTLFFMYVHPKSSHSFDTDKMASLFYTLVIPMLNPMIYSLRNKDVKNALYRTCKMCTNILFKFNCRIW; this is encoded by the coding sequence atggataaacacaatcTAACAGTACTGAGTGAATTTATTCTAATGGGAATCACAGACCTCCCTGAGCTGCAGACTCCATTATTTGGGTTCTTCCTCACTGTGTACATGGTGTCAGTTGTTGGTAACTTGGGCTTGATCATCCTCACCAAGATAGACTCTAGGCTGCATACACCCATGTACTTTTTCCTAAGACATCTGGCGTTCACTGATCTTGGTTATTCAACAGCTGTGGGACCCAAGATGCTAGCAGATTTTGGCAAAGATCGACACACAATCTCCTATAATTGGTGTGCCACCCAACTCATTTTCTTCAGTATGTTCATCAGTAGTGAGGTTTTCATTCTGTCGGcaatggcctatgaccgctacgtggccatctgtaaCCCTTTGCTTTACACAGTTATCATGTCACAACGGTTATGTCAAGTGCTAGTGGCAGTGCCTTATCTCTACAGTGTCTTTTTGTCTGTGCTGACTatcataaaaatttttacttCATCGTTTTGTGGCCATAATGTCATCAGGCATTTCTACTGTGACAGCCTGCCCTTGATATCTTTGCTGTGCTCAGACACACGTGAAATCAAAttaataattctgattttttcagcttttaattTAGTCTCATCTCTTCTGGTAGTCCTTGTGTCGTACATTCTGATCCTTGTCACCATACTCAGGATGAATTCTGCAGAAGGCAGGTACAAAGCCTTCTCTACCTGTGGCTCTCACCTGACAGTGATAATTGTATTCTATGGGACTCTGTTCTTTATGTATGTGCACCCTAAATCCAGTCATTCCTTTGATACTGATAAAATGGCCTCTTTATTTTACACTTTGGTAATACCCATGCTGAATCCCATGATCTATAGTTTGAGGAACAAGGATGTAAAAAATGCCCTGTATAGAACCTGCAAAATGTGTacaaatattctatttaaatttaattgtagGATATGGTAA
- the LOC105861320 gene encoding olfactory receptor 8J2-like — MASGNLTWVTEFILLGVSDRPELQVPLFFVFLAIYGLTVAGNLSIITLTRVDPQLQTPMYYFLRHLAIINLSNSTVIAPKMLANFWAAKKSISYYGCAAQLGGFLVFIVAEIFMLAAMAYDRCVAICSPLLYAAAVSPRVCRLLATLTYLQGLLTALAVSSCVFSVSFCSANVINHFYCDDVPLLALSCSDTYLPETAVFTFSGTNLSFSMAAVLTSYCRIVAAILRMRSSQGRRKAFSTCAAHLTAVVVFYGTLLFMYLQPRTNHSLDTDKLASVFYTLVIPMLNPLIYSLRNKDVKNASKRFLNNPCQSLKLM; from the coding sequence ATGGCTTCCGGGAATCTCACCTGGGTGACCGAGTTCATTCTCTTGGGGGTCTCGGACCGGCCGGAGCTCCAGGTGCCCCTGTTCTTCGTCTTCCTGGCGATCTACGGGCTGACGGTGGCGGGGAACCTGAGCATCATCACCCTCACCAGGGTTGACCCCCAGCTTCAAACCCCCATGTACTACTTCCTCCGGCACCTGGCGATCATCAATCTCAGCAACTCCACCGTCATCGCCCCCAAGATGCTGGCGAACTTCTGGGCCGCCAAGAAGAGCATCTCCTACTACGGCTGCGCGGCGCAGCTGGGCGGATTCTTGGTGTTCATCGTGGCCGAGATCTTCATGCTGGCGGCCATGGCCTACGACCGCTGCGTGGCCATCTGCAGCCCCCTGCTGTACGCCGCGGCGGTGTCCCCGCGCGTCTGCCGCCTGCTGGCGACCCTCACCTACCTCCAGGGCCTGCTCACGGCGCTGGCCGTGTCCTCCTGCGTCTTCTCCGTGTCCTTCTGCTCCGCCAACGTCATCAACCACTTCTACTGCGACGACGTCCCTTTGTTGGCCTTGTCCTGCTCTGACACCTACCTCCCGGAGACGGCAGTGTTCACCTTCTCGGGGACCAATCTGTCCTTCTCCATGGCCGCCGTCCTCACGTCCTACTGCAGAATCGTCGCTGCCATCCTGAGGATGCGTTCCTCCCAGGGGCGGCGGAAAGCCTTTTCCACGTGCGCGGCTCACCTGACGGCCGTCGTGGTCTTCTACGGCACCCTCCTGTTCATGTACCTGCAGCCGAGGACCAACCACTCCTTGGACACCGACAAACTGGCCTCCGTCTTCTACACCCTGGTCATACCCATGCTGAACCCTCTAatctacagcctgaggaacaAGGACGTGAAGAATGCATCCAAGAGATTTCTGAATAACCCATGCCAATCGCTCAAACTAATGTGA
- the LOC105861267 gene encoding olfactory receptor 5AP2-like, with the protein MSNFTTVSEFILLGFRDHPEIQCLLFVVFLVVYMITVVGNLGMILLIKIDSRLHTPMYFFLSNLSLVDFCYSSVIAPNMLVNFWVDNPVISFNACATQFFFFGSFAGIEGFLLAVMAYDRYVAICKPLLYTVLMSPHLSSLLVLATYSAGFINAAIHTGFTFQLSYCRSNVINHFFCDTPPLLKLSCSDTHINEIVIFAFASFNELSCLLMILVSYLYILAAILRIHSAEGRYKAFSTCASHLTAVTIFFGTILFMYLRPSSSYSMDQDKVVSVFYTVIIPMLNPLIYSLRNKEVKASLSKIFQTTSFHFST; encoded by the coding sequence ATGAGCAACTTTACAACAGTGTCTGAATTTATTCTCCTGGGATTCAGGGATCATCCAGAAATACAATGTCTTCTTTTTGTGGTGTTCCTAGTTGTTTATATGATCACTGTTGTAGGAAATCTTGGAATGATCCTATTAATCAAGATCGACTCACGTCTCCACACTcccatgtactttttcctcaGTAACTTGTCTCTTGTTGACTTCTGTTATTCTTCTGTCATTGCCCCTAATATGCTGGTGAATTTCTGGGTGGACAACCCAGTCATTTCCTTTAATGCATGTGCCACTCAATTCTTCTTCTTTGGCTCCTTTGCTGGCATTGAGGGTTTTCTGTTGGCCGTGATGGCCTATGACCGttatgtggccatctgcaagcctcTCCTGTACACGGTCCTGATGTCCCCCCACCTCAGTTCCCTCCTGGTGTTGGCTACTTATTCTGCAGGCTTTATAAATGCTGCCATTCACACTGGCTTCACCTTCCAGCTGTCTTACTGCCGCTCGAATGTCATCAACCACTTTTTCTGTGACACTCCACCTCTCCTGAAACTCTCTTGCTCTGACACACACATCAATGAGATTGTCATTTTTGCTTTTGCCAGTTTTAATGAACTGAGCTGCCTCCTGATGATTTTGGTTTCCTACCTCTACATTCTTGCTGCCATCTTGAGGATTCATTCTGCAGAAGGGAGGTACAAAGCCTTCTCCACGTGTGCTTCCCACTTGACGGCGGTCACCATCTTCTTTGGGACAATCTTGTTCATGTATCTGCGTCCCAGCTCCAGCTACTCAATGGATCAAGACAAAGTGGTGTCTGTGTTTTACACAGTGATCATCCCCATGCTAAATCCTCTCATCTATAGCCTGAGAAACAAGGAAGTCAAAGCTTCCTTAAGTAAAATTTTTCAAACAACTTCTTTCCACTTCTCTACTTAG